A segment of the Daphnia pulex isolate KAP4 chromosome 10, ASM2113471v1 genome:
aatatttttcaacgtCTCCACTTCGTACATCGCGGCCAATTTACTTAACTGCATAGTGTTTGCATTCCAATCCGGACTCCACTCTAAACGGCCGGTGTAAAGGAATTTCAAGAAACAATACACAATACTTTTATCGAATTCCATCCCGAATGTGACGATAGATTTCTCCGTGTTGCTGATCTTGCTTAGAGACTCATTCAGGATTGGGCTCCGGGCGCATAAAATAACTCGATGAGCTTCCATCATTTTAACAgtcccaaaaaatatttcaacatcagtaaatttttgttgtgttgcgGCAACCCATAAATTCTTCATCCAATGTTTGTCCATCATCGCGTAATAAGAATTTTCAATCGTGCTGACGACTTTAATGTCAAAGTCGAATTGAATTGGGCGTTTCATGCTGCGTTGAAAATCCAAGTTCCATTTGACGGTAAAATGTTGAAGTAATTCTgcgttttcttttgatttcttcgcTTCCATTTTGAACCACTGATCCTGTCCCTTTTTGCTGCAATAAATATCCACAACTTTAAAGCCGAATCTTCGATGTTTGGCGCAtatcaaatgaatcaaagGTTGATGGTTTTCTACGTAATCTTCAGTGATGTAAGCGAAAAACAATTGTTCATCTTGATATTCCATTATACATTTTGGAAATCCAATTTCAGATGTAGTGAAACTATCGAATCGCAAAGTGCATCGAAAAGTGGACATTCGATCAAAAGATATTTCAATATCTTTTTCCGGCCTGATGAGAATAGAAAATgtataaattaagaaaactgagcaaattaacattaaataaagGAAACGAACTATTACATGATTTTTGAAGGATAAACTGcatcaatttcatcatttaAACTGTCCATCAGTTTTGCCATCGCcgtttcattcatttccatCAGAGCAGTTTCGCCAATTGTATACAAAGTTGGCGAATTGTACCTACGAGCTAActtgaacaatttttcatcTGCCAACGTTCCCAATAACTCTCCTGTGTAGATGAAGTGAAGAAAATTCAACATGGTTGAAGGTTCTGCTTCGATTTCGATTCGGATCAGATGAGGGCCGTCTTTTCCCGGTTGTATTTTCTCGAATTCGTCTGCAAACACTCGACTGCGGGCAGCAAGGATGGCTTTGTGTGCAGGATATGATTTGTCTTTCACGACAAATTTAACGTCCGCCAGATTCTGTTGATTTTCTAAAGCAGCCCACAATTGCGACTTGGCAAGTCGATCACACAGTCGATAACCATAGGATTCTGAATTTCCTGTGATGACAATTCGAAACATAAACGTGCAACTTCCAACAATCTTCTTGTCAAGTATAGTATTAAATAAGTGAAGATTTTCACAGTAGCcgatattttccattttcattggCTTCATGATTGCTGGACCTGTGCCACTACCTTGGATTCCGTACATGacatcttccacttccattccGATTTTGTTGAGATAAGTTaccacgaaaaacaaaatggaatatTCGGCGTAGTTCTTCAACCCAACTCGGAAAACTTTTTCGCCTCCAaacgaaatcattttcgaTGTAATAGTCATGGGTTCTTCCTCGACATTTTCCAGTATCCACTCGTATGGCACAATCATCTTCGGGCGAGTTTTCGAGGTTCCAAACAAGGCAAACATCTTGGATTTAAAGATGACGTAATTAACAAAACTGGTGACAATAAAGATAGCCAcattgttaattttaattttacataatcacatgaatagaaaataattgaatcgACTCACCAAAAATTAAgagttgaataacaaaaaatatcagaAACAGAATTGTAGTACGGTGCAATGAACTGCCAGACTGGACTAGTCACAGGTTAACAATAAACTGAATAAAACGAGGGAAAGGGTCAAGAAAATAGGGAGGGGTGGGTGATGACGATGgcgaaacgaaataaaagggggCGGTGAGACCTTGACGAATGACGACATGTCCAAAAAGGTATGTCTA
Coding sequences within it:
- the LOC124205511 gene encoding uncharacterized protein LOC124205511 isoform X3, producing MGMEVEDVMYGIQGNSESYGYRLCDRLAKSQLWAALENQQNLADVKFVVKDKSYPAHKAILAARSRVFADEFEKIQPGKDGPHLIRIEIEAEPSTMLNFLHFIYTGELLGTLADEKLFKLARRYNSPTLYTIGETALMEMNETAMAKLMDSLNDEIDAVYPSKIMPEKDIEISFDRMSTFRCTLRFDSFTTSEIGFPKCIMEYQDEQLFFAYITEDYVENHQPLIHLICAKHRRFGFKVVDIYCSKKGQDQWFKMEAKKSKENAELLQHFTVKWNLDFQRSMKRPIQFDFDIKVVSTIENSYYAMMDKHWMKNLWVAATQQKFTDVEIFFGTVKMMEAHRVILCARSPILNESLSKISNTEKSIVTFGMEFDKSIVYCFLKFLYTGRLEWSPDWNANTMQLSKLAAMYEVETLKNICQLLSASPPDAEQLTNFLLEL
- the LOC124205511 gene encoding uncharacterized protein LOC124205511 isoform X1 — encoded protein: MFALFGTSKTRPKMIVPYEWILENVEEEPMTITSKMISFGGEKVFRVGLKNYAEYSILFFVVTYLNKIGMEVEDVMYGIQGSGTGPAIMKPMKMENIGYCENLHLFNTILDKKIVGSCTFMFRIVITGNSESYGYRLCDRLAKSQLWAALENQQNLADVKFVVKDKSYPAHKAILAARSRVFADEFEKIQPGKDGPHLIRIEIEAEPSTMLNFLHFIYTGELLGTLADEKLFKLARRYNSPTLYTIGETALMEMNETAMAKLMDSLNDEIDAVYPSKIMPEKDIEISFDRMSTFRCTLRFDSFTTSEIGFPKCIMEYQDEQLFFAYITEDYVENHQPLIHLICAKHRRFGFKVVDIYCSKKGQDQWFKMEAKKSKENAELLQHFTVKWNLDFQRSMKRPIQFDFDIKVVSTIENSYYAMMDKHWMKNLWVAATQQKFTDVEIFFGTVKMMEAHRVILCARSPILNESLSKISNTEKSIVTFGMEFDKSIVYCFLKFLYTGRLEWSPDWNANTMQLSKLAAMYEVETLKNICQLLSASPPDAEQLTNFLLEL
- the LOC124205511 gene encoding uncharacterized protein LOC124205511 isoform X2; the encoded protein is MFALFGTSKTRPKMIVPYEWILENVEEEPMTITSKMISFGGEKVFRVGLKNYAEYSILFFVVTYLNKIGMEVEDVMYGIQGNSESYGYRLCDRLAKSQLWAALENQQNLADVKFVVKDKSYPAHKAILAARSRVFADEFEKIQPGKDGPHLIRIEIEAEPSTMLNFLHFIYTGELLGTLADEKLFKLARRYNSPTLYTIGETALMEMNETAMAKLMDSLNDEIDAVYPSKIMPEKDIEISFDRMSTFRCTLRFDSFTTSEIGFPKCIMEYQDEQLFFAYITEDYVENHQPLIHLICAKHRRFGFKVVDIYCSKKGQDQWFKMEAKKSKENAELLQHFTVKWNLDFQRSMKRPIQFDFDIKVVSTIENSYYAMMDKHWMKNLWVAATQQKFTDVEIFFGTVKMMEAHRVILCARSPILNESLSKISNTEKSIVTFGMEFDKSIVYCFLKFLYTGRLEWSPDWNANTMQLSKLAAMYEVETLKNICQLLSASPPDAEQLTNFLLEL